From Drosophila nasuta strain 15112-1781.00 chromosome X, ASM2355853v1, whole genome shotgun sequence, one genomic window encodes:
- the LOC132796697 gene encoding uncharacterized protein LOC132796697, with amino-acid sequence MLLLMKLLLLLLWSSLTATTTALPIAPTTLDGATPIDAQVSAADFGALDAFAEDAAETSETAASESAGFKISLLPTPAKTAESVNLEQEAIPSKVLSVYDNSQKKISDISHPVPILDSISEHEKYGNNGDKFDGISRSLVNGYEAFSNLLNTFIQKPKEIARSFSKGITAQLDIIGGKLVGL; translated from the exons atgctgctgctgatgaagttgctgttgctattgttgtggTCATCAttgacggcgacgacgacggcgctTCCCATTGCGCCCACCACATTAGACGGTGCCACGCCCATCGATGCCCAAGTCTCAGCCGCTGATTTTGGCGCCTTAGACGCCTTTGCCGAAGATGCCGCCGAAACATCGGAAACAGCAGCCAGCGAATCGGCGGGTTTCAAG aTTTCGCTGCTGCCAACGCCAGCGAAGACGGCCGAGTCGGTGAATCTGGAGCAAGAGGCGATACCATCGAAGGTGCTCAGTGTCTATGACAATTCCCAGAAGAAGATTTCGGATATTTCACAT CCCGTTCCCATTTTGGACAGCATCAGCGAGCATGAGAAGTATGGCAACAATGGCGACAAGTTCGACGGCATCTCGCGTTCGCTTGTTAACGGTTACGAGGCATTTTCCAATCTCCTCAACACCTTCATACAG AAACCTAAAGAAATAGCGCGCAGCTTTTCGAAGGGAATCACAGCACAGCTGGACATCATAGGAGGCAAGCTCGTGGGTCTCTAG